In Apium graveolens cultivar Ventura chromosome 10, ASM990537v1, whole genome shotgun sequence, the following are encoded in one genomic region:
- the LOC141690505 gene encoding uncharacterized protein LOC141690505, which yields MHIVGEAPKRARTGVSVVFDDFDLEGFKFPHDDPLVITPIIGNNPMKRNLVDNGDLVDILIYDTFIRMGYNDQLIPTDMPIYGFAGVECPVEGIIKLPLRMGQEPRQFTQMLNFVVVKAGSTYNAFMGRTGIHAFKAVPSSYHSVIKLPIRDRIGEEGGDQKIGRRCYVALLRADGIGRQVLPIEDLDIHENDEKRGKLAEDLIPVPLAPEDPRKVTFIGASLEETLRRKLVRFLQENKDVFAWTAAYIPGIDMGLITHKLNMDPNRKTVKQKKRIFAPERQEAIKQEVEKLLEAGFIKELQFPEWDKYSDRRNCGHEMLNIMDGFSGYNQIKMHEDDILKPQNAGATYQRLVIKIFKDLIGKTMEVYVDDMLVKSLVRTDHVSHLKEAFEVLRYHKMMLNPTKCAFGVGFGKILGLMVSKSGIVTNPDKMKAILDMEPLRFVKYVQKLTGRVTSLGRLISKSGDK from the exons ATGCACATAGTAGGGGAAGCTCCGAAAAGGGCTAGGACAGGAGTATCAGTGGTATTTGATGATTTTGACTTGGAAGGGTttaagtttccccatgacgatcCTCTAGTCATAACACccataatagggaacaacccgatGAAGAGAAACCTGGTAGACAATGGAGATTTGGTAGACATCTTAATCTATGATACTTTCATTAGAATGGGTTATAATGACCAATTAATCCCaactgatatgccgatatatggttTCGCTGGAGTCGAATgccctgtggaagggataattaagctACCTCTAAGAATGGGTCAAGAGCCAAGACAATTCACGCAGATGTTGAActttgtggtagtaaaggctGGATCAACATATAATGCATTCATGGGAAGGACAGgtatacatgccttcaaggcagtcccctcatCCTATCATTCCGTGATTAAGCTCCCAATAAGAGACAGAATAGGAGAAGAAGGGGGAGACCAGAAGATAGGCAGAAGATGTTATGTAGCCTTGTTGAGGGCAGATGGAATAGGGAGGCAGGTCTtacctattgaagatctggatatccatGAAAATGATGAGAAACGAGGAAAACTAGCGGAAGACCTGATCCCGGTTCCCTTGGCTCCCGAGGACCCTAGAAAAGTAACCTTTATTGGAGCATCGTTGGAGGAGACCCTTAGAAGGAAGTTAGTAAGGTTCTTGCAAGAGAATAAAGATGTATTTGCTTGGACGGCAGCGTATATTCCAGGCATAGATATGGGGTTGATTACCCACAAATTGAACATGGATCCTAATCGAAAGACCgtaaagcaaaagaaaaggatTTTTGCCCCTGAAAGGCAGGAAGCCATCAAGcaagaagtggagaagctcttggaggctggtttcattaaAGAATtacaatttccggaatg GGATAAATACTCTGATCGACGCAACTGCGGTCATGAGATGCTAAACATTATGGATGGGTTCAGCGgttacaatcagatcaagatgcatgaGGATGACATcctaaag CCTCAAAATGCAGGGGCTACCTATCAGAGGTTGGTAATTAAGATCtttaaagatcttattgggaAAACTATGGAAGTATAcgtagatgacatgttagtcaagagtcttgtgaGGACTGATCATGTATCCCATTTGAAGGAGGCTTTTGAGGTCTTGAGATACCATAAAATGATGTTAAACCCTACTAAGTGTGCTTTTGGAGTTGGATTTGGAAAAATTTTAGGGTTGATGGTCTCTAAAAGTGGAATTGTGACCAACCCAGACAAGATGAAGGCTATCTTAGACATGGAACCTCTACGTTTCGTAAAGTatgttcagaaactcactggGAGAGTTACATCTTTGGGTCGATTAATCTCCAAGTCTGGGGATAAGTGA